CGACGAAGAGCAGCACCGCGCCCGCGCCCAGCCCGAAGCTGCCGCGCACGTCGTCCGTAATGGCGTCGATCTCGATCTGCTGCCGGAGGAGCCGCCCGGCCGTCGTCACTTCCATCTCCGGCTGGAAGCCCGCCGGGCCGAGCGCGGCGACGAGGGAGTCGAGCCGCCGGTAGGTCGTGCGGATGCCGCCGATGTTGGACTGCGCACCCGTCGGGAAGAGGCGGACGGCGAGTACGGTCGAGTCTGGGGAGACCGGGTACTCCTGCACTTGCAGGTTGCCGAGCGAGGCTTCGAGGCCCTCAGTGTCTTCCTCGTCCTCCAGCCCGAGGTCGTCGTCGAGGTCGACGAAGAACGGGTTGGCAGCGAGGCGGGCGTCCTCGGCCTCGGTTTCGAGAAAGGCCTCGAGTTGGTCCAGCTCCTCGCCCGAGGCGAAGTAGAGCGCGTTGAAGGCGAGGAACGTCGTGTCCTTGCGGAACTCGGCGCGCGAGAACAGCGGCTCGTCGCCCGCCCGCAGCGCGAGCGCCTCGGGGATCAGCGCCTCGGCAAAGGCGAGGTTCGCCTCGAACGACGGGCTCTCGATCCCGACATCGACCGGCGTTTCCGAGCCGACCGTCTCGCGGAGCCGTTCGAGGGCCTGGACGCTCGCGTAGTCCTCGGGCAGCAGGTTCGCGAGGTCGGTGTCGATTCGCAGGTCGGACGCCGCCAGGAGGCCCGCAGCGGACAGTGCGAGGCCGAGCAGAACGACCGCGAGCGGACGCCGGACGACGGCGCGGATGAGCGGGCGGAGGGCGTCGAAGAAGCGTTCCACAGACGAGGCAGGGTGAGGCCGAATGGAAGCCGACGCCGGGCCGCGCGGGGTCACATGAAGCCGAGGCGAAGGCGGCCCAGATACGCCGCGCGCCGTGGCGGGTTCAGAAACTGTTTGGCGAACGAAAGTCGCGGCCTGCGACCGGCTATGGCCACCCGCTGCGGCGTCGCGCTCCATCGCCGATGCCTCAGCATCGGCTGCTTCGCGCTCCTTGCGGCGGTCGGACTCGCTCGGTCTCGGCTTCCCGCTCCTTCCCCAAACAGTTTCTCAGGTCAGCACCCACCCCGCGAGCGCCCCGCCGAGGACGATCCAGGCGGCGTTGACCTTGAACCGCAGCGCGAGCACCGCGGCGACGGCGAAGATCACCCACGCGCCCGGGCTGACGAGCACGTCCGCGCCCAGCTTCAGCGTCACGACGGCCATCAGGGCGACCGCGCTCACGTTGACGGCGTCGAGAAATGCCGCCGTCCACCGCGAGTCGCGCAGGCGGGGCACGACCGGGTTGAGGATGCCGACGAACACAAATGCGGGCAGGAAGATGCCGAGCGTGGCGACGGCCGCGCCGGGCACGCCGCCGAGGACGTAGCCGATGAACGTCGCCGTCGTCAGCACCGGCCCCGGCGTGAACTGACCGATCGCAATCGCGTCGAGGAGTTGCTGCTCGGTGAGCCAGCCGTAGTCCTCGACGAGTCCGCCTTCGAGGAAGGCGATGAGCACGTAGCCCGAGCCGTAGAGGACGGCGCCGACCTTGAGGAAAAACAGCCCGAGCGCCCACAGCGACACGCCCGCCGCTGCCCCCGTCGCCCCCACCGCCACCGCGACCGAATCCTGCGGCACAACCGGCAGCAGGAACCCTCCTCCGCTCTTCCGCTCTTCTGCTCTTCCCTGCCAGATTCCCAACACCCCCATCCCCACGATCCCGCCCGCCAGTAGCGCCCACAGCTCGCCCAGCCCCAGCGCCAGCGCCGCGCCGACCGCGAGGCCGAGCACGGCCAGCGTCCAGCTCTTGACGGCCTTCTTCCCGAGCCGCCACAGCGCGCCGAGGATGACCGCCATCACGGCCGGTTTGATGCCGGCCAGAAACGGCGCGACCGCCGGGACCTCGCCGTAGCGGACGTAGAGCCACGCCAGCAGGCCCGTCGAGAGCGCCGCCGGGAAGATGAACGCCCCGCCCGCCACGAACAGGCCGGGCCACCGCCCGCGCTCGTAGCCGACGTGCATCGTCATCTCGGTCGAGTTCGGGCCGGGGACGAGGTTGGTCGCGCCGATCAGGTCGAGGAAGTGCTGCCGGCTGAGCCAGCCGCGGCGCTCGACGATCTCGTCCTCCATCATAGCGATGTGCGCCGCCGGCCCGCCGAACCCGATCACGCCGAGCTTGAAGAACACGCGGGCGAGCACGCCGAGGCCGCCGGATGCGTCGGGGGACGATGGGGACGGGTCGGGCTGCAACTGAGGGCGGGGCGATGGGTACACGGGGCGACGCTCCCGGTACAGTCCGGCCTCGCGCCCGTTCCCCGATGCAGATTACCGAACCGCTATCCGACCCCGCGCCGGTCGACGACGCGCACCCCGTCGTCCTGTTCGACGGCGTCTGCAACCTCTGCAATGCGGCCGTCAACTTCATCATCGACCGCGACCCCGAAGCCGTCTTCCGGTTCGCCCCGCTCCAGTCGGAGGTCGGGCAGCGGCTGACGGCCCGCTGCGGCGTCGGCGGCGGAATGGAGACGATGGTGCTCGTCGAGGGCGGGCGGTGCGCGGCGCGCTCGACAGCGGCGCTCAGGATCGCCCGGCGGCTCGGCGGGGCGTGGCCGGTGCTCTCCCTCCTGCTCGCCGTCCCGGCCCCGCTCCGCGACGCCGCCTACCGCCTCGTTGCCCGCAACCGATACCGGTGGTTCGGCCAGCGCGACGCGTGCCGCCTCCCGACGCCGGAGTTGCAGAGCCGTTTCCTCGGCACGGCGTAGATTCCCGCTCGCCCTGTCACCCGTGGGGGCGTATCGCTATACGCCCCTACGCTGTCTCCCTCCCATGCCCGAGCACACCTACGACTCCATGCAGGTCGGCGACACCTTCGAGTGGAGCCGCACGATTTCCGCCGCCGACGTGCAAGCCTACGCCGACGTCTCCGGCGACGACAACCCGCTCCACCTCGACCCGGAGTACGCCGCCACGACGCCTTTCGGTGAGCCCATCGTCCACGGCGCGTTCCTGCTCGGCGTCGTCTCCAAAGTTCTCGGCCGGGACTATCCGGGGCACGGCAGCGTCGCCGTCTCGCTCTCCGCCAAGTTCCTCCGGCCCGTCCCCATCGGCTCTGAGGTGCGCATCGAGGTCAAGGTGGCCGAAAAGGTCGAGCGCTTCGGACACGTCCGCGTCCGCGTCACGGCCTACAACGAGGCCGGCAAGACCGCCCTCGGCGGCGAGGCCGTCGTCATCCCGCCGAAGGAGTAGCAAGCGTTGCACGATGATTCGGTCATATTCCGCGTGGGATCCAATCCAGCGCCACCGCCCGATAGTCGCGCCCGATGCGGACCGACCACAACAGCGGAGATGTGCCGGGCAGCTTTTTGAAGTGGAGCGACGGGTGGCG
This DNA window, taken from Bacteroidota bacterium, encodes the following:
- a CDS encoding MaoC family dehydratase, with product MPEHTYDSMQVGDTFEWSRTISAADVQAYADVSGDDNPLHLDPEYAATTPFGEPIVHGAFLLGVVSKVLGRDYPGHGSVAVSLSAKFLRPVPIGSEVRIEVKVAEKVERFGHVRVRVTAYNEAGKTALGGEAVVIPPKE
- a CDS encoding thiol-disulfide oxidoreductase DCC family protein, yielding MQITEPLSDPAPVDDAHPVVLFDGVCNLCNAAVNFIIDRDPEAVFRFAPLQSEVGQRLTARCGVGGGMETMVLVEGGRCAARSTAALRIARRLGGAWPVLSLLLAVPAPLRDAAYRLVARNRYRWFGQRDACRLPTPELQSRFLGTA
- the chrA gene encoding chromate efflux transporter; this encodes MQPDPSPSSPDASGGLGVLARVFFKLGVIGFGGPAAHIAMMEDEIVERRGWLSRQHFLDLIGATNLVPGPNSTEMTMHVGYERGRWPGLFVAGGAFIFPAALSTGLLAWLYVRYGEVPAVAPFLAGIKPAVMAVILGALWRLGKKAVKSWTLAVLGLAVGAALALGLGELWALLAGGIVGMGVLGIWQGRAEERKSGGGFLLPVVPQDSVAVAVGATGAAAGVSLWALGLFFLKVGAVLYGSGYVLIAFLEGGLVEDYGWLTEQQLLDAIAIGQFTPGPVLTTATFIGYVLGGVPGAAVATLGIFLPAFVFVGILNPVVPRLRDSRWTAAFLDAVNVSAVALMAVVTLKLGADVLVSPGAWVIFAVAAVLALRFKVNAAWIVLGGALAGWVLT